In Capricornis sumatraensis isolate serow.1 chromosome 16, serow.2, whole genome shotgun sequence, a genomic segment contains:
- the HARBI1 gene encoding putative nuclease HARBI1: MAIPITVLDCDLLLYGRGHRTLDRFKLDDVTDEYLMSMYGFPRPFIYYLVELLGASLSRPTQRSRAISPETQILAALGFYTSGSFQTRMGDAIGISQASMSRCVANVTEALVERASQFIHFPADEASVQALKDEFYGLAGLPGVIGVVDCMHVAIKAPNAEDLSYVNRKGLHSLNCLMVCDIRGALMTVETSWPGSLQDCVVLQQSSLSSQFEAGMHKESWLLGDSSFFLRTWLMTPLHIPETPAEYRYNMAHSATHSVIEKTFRTLCSRFRCLDGSKGALQYSPEKSSHIILACCVLHNISLEHGMDVWSSPVTGPVEQPPEEEYEHMESLDLEADRIRQELMLTHFS; this comes from the exons ATGGCTATACCAATAACAGTACTTGACTGTGATCTCTTGCTATATGGCCGAGGTCACCGGACATTGGACCGCTTTAAGCTGGATGATGTGACGGATGAATACTTGATGTCCATGTATGGGTTTCCACGACCGTTCATTTATTACTTGGTGGAGCTCTTGGGGGCGAGCCTTTCTAGACCTACTCAGAGATCCAGGGCTATTAGCCCAGAGACACAGATCCTTGCAGCCCTGGGCTTCTATACCTCAGGTTCCTTCCAGACTCGGATGGGAGACGCTATTGGAATCAGTCAGGCATCCATGAGTCGATGTGTTGCCAACGTCACCGAAGCACTTGTGGAAAGAGCTTCGCAGTTCATCCACTTTCCAGCTGATGAAGCCTCTGTGCAGGCTCTGAAGGATGAATTCTATGGGTTGGCAGGATTACCAGGGGTCATAGGGGTAGTTGACTGTATGCATGTAGCAATCAAAGCACCAAATGCTGAAGACCTTTCCTATGTGAACCGTAAAGGTCTTCATTCTTTAAATTGCCTGATGGTGTGTGACATCAGAGGGGCACTGATGACTGTGGAGACAAGCTGGCCAGGAAGCCTCCAAGACTGTGTTGTGCTACAGCAGTCTTCTCTCAGCAGTCAGTTTGAAGCTGGGATGCACAAAGAGAGCTGGCTTCTTG GTGACAGTTCCTTCTTCCTCCGCACCTGGCTCATGACCCCACTTCACATTCCTGAAACTCCAGCTGAATATCGCTATAACATGGCCCATTCCGCAACTCACAGTGTGATTGAGAAGACCTTCCGAACGCTCTGCTCCCGATTCCGCTGCCTGGATGGATCCAAGGGGGCACTGCAGTACTCCCCAGAGAAGTCCAGCCACATCATCCTGGCCTGCTGCGTCCTCCACAACATCTCCCTGGAGCACGGGATGGATGTGTGGTCCTCTCCAGTGACCGGCCCGGTGGAACAGCCCCCCGAGGAGGAGTATGAGCACATGGAGTCGTTGGACCTGGAGGCTGATCGCATCCGTCAAGAGCTGATGCTCACTCACTTCAGCTAA